The genome window TCGTCACGTCGCGCGCATCTGGATGAACGGCCAAAAGTCTTAAAACCTCGTTATTTCAAGCATCCTGCGCAAGTGCCTGAACGTCGTCTGCATTCGTCCGGCGAGGGTCGGCGACGATTCATCTTCTCATCGATAGGGTGTGCGCGCCCACTCCCGTGGCCCCACAAGAAAAAGATGAGGAGATACCCCATGCGGTCCATTCAGATCCTGAGCCTGGCTGTCGTTTCCGCCCTTGCGTTTGCGCCCGCCGCATTCGCGCAGGATGGCGATACCGCGTCCGGCAAGCACTTCTCCGTCGTCGGCAGCGCGACCCTGCTCGACCCGCACTCCAAGCCGGCCGCCGGCCTCGACGTCGATGGCGGCCCGGCGCCGACCATCAGCGCCAGCTGGCTGATCGACGACAACTGGGCGGTCGAACTGTGGGGCGCTGCCGACAAGTTCAACCACCGCGTCAAGGCCGACGGCATCGGCAAGGTCGGCACCGTCGAGCAGCAGCCGATCGCGCTGAGCGGCCAGTACCACTTCGGCCAGGCGGACAATGTGTTCCGTCCGTTCGTCGGCGTCGGTTACTACGAGTCCAACTTCAGCAACGAGAAGCTGGCCGGCCTGAACCCGGATCAGCACATCAGCCTGGACACCGCCAAGGGCGCCATCGGCACCGTCGGCGTGGACATGAACATCAACTCCACCTGGTTCGCCCGTGCCGATGCGCGCTACATGCACTCGCGTCCGGAGCTGAAGGTGGCCGGCGAAGGCACCGGCGAAGACCTGAAGCTGGATCCGTGGCTGTTCAGCTTCGGCGTCGGCGCGCGCTTCTAAGCGTTCCGTCTCCAGCGCACACGCAAACGGGCCCGCAAGGGCCCGTTTGTTTTTGTGCGTGCGCTGCGCTCGCGCCTGCTCTCCAACGCCTCCGGCGGCGCGCCCGAACGAAGCGGCATCGCGCACCGCCTGCAGGCACGGCAGCGCTCAGCGCGGCGAGCGATCGAAACCGCGGTGGCGCGCGAAGCGGCGCAGGCGCCGCCGCAACAGCCAGGCGTAGGCGCAGGCGTAGCCGAGCAGCAGCGCCGCGGCGCCCAGCAGGCTGGCGTGGCTCATCCAGCCCTGGGTCGGCCATGCCGCACCATCGACCAGGCTGCGCCAGCCCTGCCACAGTCCCGCCCCGATGCGCACCGCCAC of Xanthomonas sacchari contains these proteins:
- a CDS encoding OmpW/AlkL family protein, which encodes MRSIQILSLAVVSALAFAPAAFAQDGDTASGKHFSVVGSATLLDPHSKPAAGLDVDGGPAPTISASWLIDDNWAVELWGAADKFNHRVKADGIGKVGTVEQQPIALSGQYHFGQADNVFRPFVGVGYYESNFSNEKLAGLNPDQHISLDTAKGAIGTVGVDMNINSTWFARADARYMHSRPELKVAGEGTGEDLKLDPWLFSFGVGARF